The sequence GCAATCTTCCAATGGTTGACGGCACATTCATCGCAACGTAAACCTACAACATTGGGCAAACAAGGACATTGACCGGAAACACGATTACAGTATTGCAGAGTGTTGTTAGTGCCTAAGAAATCGCAATCGCATTGGACACAATTTTGTTGTAAAGCATCTCCAAAGAAGCCGTCGCGACATTGTTCACAATGATCTCCAGTGGTGTCGTACAAACATTTCATGCACTTGCCAGTACGTCTATCGCAATTGCCAGTGTCGTATATGTCAATATTGTTACCACAATCACATTTTTCACAGGAACCGCCGGGAGTTTCGGCATCGCCAAAGTAGTTGTCGGCACAAATATCACAGCGAGGTCCATCATAACCTTCTTGACAGTGGCAAATCATATTGTTATTGCGGGAATCCAAAGAACAACCATCGGCATGAGCATTTCCACTTGCAATGGTATCGGGACAGCGACAGGCACGACATCCTATTTCACTACCCAAGTAGGGGTTACCATAATAACCATCCAAACAGGCGTCACAAGCATAACCGGTAGTATAATCAGCACAACTTAAACATTGGCCTGTACGTGCATCACACTGTTGGGCATGACCATTACATTCACAAGCCTGACAATTGGGGAAATTCCAAAAACCTGGTTGACATTGATCACATTCACGACCATAGGTGTTGGGATGACAACCGCATTGACCGGTAATAACGTCACAATTGTTGTCCTTAGCTCCTATGCTGTTGCAGTCGCAAGCCTTGCAACCTTCTGGTCCAAAACCATAAGTACCGGGAGCACATTGGTCACATTGGCGACCAATAACATTGGGTTTACAGTGACAATAACCACCCTTTGATTCACACTCCTTACTCAATGATCCAGTAGGATTACAATTACACATACTGGCACCATCGTAGATAATCGAACTAACATAATTCTCCAATTCACGACAGCGTTCATCAGCAAATGCACCGTAACGCAAGTCGTACAGTGATTGATTACAACCCATTTGATAGTATTCCTGGCGACGCGAATCGGCTGTGGGAGTACCAGTAAACACGCTAGTGAGCTCTATGCGTGGTATCAATGTTAGCGAATCTATCATTATGGTGGCAGTGGGATTGTCTTCATTGTGTCTGCGTCTTTCGAAGTGTATCTTAAACTTGTAAACCTTGCCAGCCTCCAAGCAAACTTCACGCAAAGCAATAACTTGACGTTCACGGTCTGGTAAGTAGAAAGGCACACGAGACTCGTAAATACTGGAACCAGGTGGCACTGCAGCAGCGCAATCTCCTTCTGGATCAACTTCGTCTGGTCGTATTAAAGTGATAAAGGCATCTTCCCAATCTCCTCTGGAAGTGGATTGATAACGAATGACTACATCATAGGGCATGGAGCGTGGTATGTCATCAACTGTTATGATGAGTTCGGAATTTTCAGGTACACGTATGAAACCAATGCCTGTTGAATCTGGAACACGATCCTGAGGTGGCTGGTAGGGCACCATTGTACAGTTACCATTATTCGAGTACGAAATGCAATGTTTAGCTACTTCAGCTTCGTGAACTAACACCAATTGATGGATGAAATAATTCTGTTTTGGTTGGGAGCAGGTGCGACCTGTCATATGAGGACGGCAACGACATTGACCGGTAATAACATCACAGAAGTTATCGTAGGAACCACCAACATCGCAATCGCAGTGGGTGCAACCATCTTCCGATTCAGAAAGACCGTACGTTTCAGGGGCACACTGATTACAATCCTTACCGGTAACCAAACGTTTGCAGGTACACTCGCCAGTATACATATTACAGCCGGAATTATCCACCGTTCCTAAAGTATTACAGGTACAGGATTCACAACCATCAGGATTTTCAGCTACCAAATTCCAGAAACCATCTTTACAGGTGTCACAACGGCGTCCCTTAACATGAGTTTTACAATGGCATGAGCCGGCCTCAGCTCCATTTTCGGGGTCATTTACTGAGTCACAAATACCTTCATCTAAGGAACCAATTTGGTCACAATCACAAGGCTTACAAACATAGGGACTGCGTATATCCTCCACGGGATCACGATAGAAGAATGGCATACACTCTTCACAGTGCTGACCCTGAGTATTATGCATACAATTGTCACAGACACCTCCAGAAACACGACCAGATTGCTCGAATACCGCTTCATCGAAATGGCAACTAACTGCATGATCATTACATTCACACTTCTTACAGGCATTGGTCTGTTTGCCAAAGGCAGGTTTCCAGGGGAAGTCATTGAAGAAATCTTCACACGATTCGCAATTAAAACCCTTGGTGTTGTGGGTACACTGACAACGGCCATGTACCATATCGGGTTCGGTAGCTTCGGTGCCGTCCAGGGGTAAACATTGCGAGGCATGGCCATAGCAGGAGCATGAACCACGAACAACCATGTTGTTGATACCATAATAATACTTCTCTTCGTTTTCCAAACGGTTGTCTAGCAAATTGTCACCCAATTTGTGGAGTTTCTTAAAAACAACACGCAGATTTGTTACCTTGAGCATGTTTTGTACATGAGCAGCATAGGGATCTGTTACGTTGATATTAGGAGGTAACACACGGAAAATCACTTCACCATTACGTGAGGGCTCCACATTTGAATAACGAGAGGTACACACTACATCGGTGATGTTGCGCAATATGGTCGGCACACCGGGGAAAGAGTCCGCGCAATCGTAGGCAAAATAACGATACACATGCCATGTCTGACCGAAATCAAATGAACGTTCAATGTACATAGCGGCCGGACGGAAAGTTGTGAATGACATAATTAAATGCGTAAAATGGAACTCTGCTTCCAAATCCAATTGTATAGAAACATCTTCCTTGCCGTTCTCCGATTGCCACCAAGTGGGAATAGTGCTGCCTGGCTTTGTCTTGTACACTATTTGCCCAATGCGATGATTCTTGTAGGCATCGTTGCGCGTCTCAACTCGAGTATCACACAAGAAACATTTCTTATCCTGCAAATGGGATAAAATGCAAAAGCGTTCGGGCGCATGCAGACCACAAGTCGAAGATGCTGATAGACGGTTTTCACGACCAATCAACAAATTACCCGTGGCAGGA comes from Calliphora vicina chromosome 2, idCalVici1.1, whole genome shotgun sequence and encodes:
- the LanB1 gene encoding laminin subunit beta-1; translated protein: MTKSCWSGSVSSRFTLISTIFVIVLLSISCLVRTIDAQQKHAGRRDRPQNPPRQYIKTHPCERSSCYPATGNLLIGRENRLSASSTCGLHAPERFCILSHLQDKKCFLCDTRVETRNDAYKNHRIGQIVYKTKPGSTIPTWWQSENGKEDVSIQLDLEAEFHFTHLIMSFTTFRPAAMYIERSFDFGQTWHVYRYFAYDCADSFPGVPTILRNITDVVCTSRYSNVEPSRNGEVIFRVLPPNINVTDPYAAHVQNMLKVTNLRVVFKKLHKLGDNLLDNRLENEEKYYYGINNMVVRGSCSCYGHASQCLPLDGTEATEPDMVHGRCQCTHNTKGFNCESCEDFFNDFPWKPAFGKQTNACKKCECNDHAVSCHFDEAVFEQSGRVSGGVCDNCMHNTQGQHCEECMPFFYRDPVEDIRSPYVCKPCDCDQIGSLDEGICDSVNDPENGAEAGSCHCKTHVKGRRCDTCKDGFWNLVAENPDGCESCTCNTLGTVDNSGCNMYTGECTCKRLVTGKDCNQCAPETYGLSESEDGCTHCDCDVGGSYDNFCDVITGQCRCRPHMTGRTCSQPKQNYFIHQLVLVHEAEVAKHCISYSNNGNCTMVPYQPPQDRVPDSTGIGFIRVPENSELIITVDDIPRSMPYDVVIRYQSTSRGDWEDAFITLIRPDEVDPEGDCAAAVPPGSSIYESRVPFYLPDRERQVIALREVCLEAGKVYKFKIHFERRRHNEDNPTATIMIDSLTLIPRIELTSVFTGTPTADSRRQEYYQMGCNQSLYDLRYGAFADERCRELENYVSSIIYDGASMCNCNPTGSLSKECESKGGYCHCKPNVIGRQCDQCAPGTYGFGPEGCKACDCNSIGAKDNNCDVITGQCGCHPNTYGRECDQCQPGFWNFPNCQACECNGHAQQCDARTGQCLSCADYTTGYACDACLDGYYGNPYLGSEIGCRACRCPDTIASGNAHADGCSLDSRNNNMICHCQEGYDGPRCDICADNYFGDAETPGGSCEKCDCGNNIDIYDTGNCDRRTGKCMKCLYDTTGDHCEQCRDGFFGDALQQNCVQCDCDFLGTNNTLQYCNRVSGQCPCLPNVVGLRCDECAVNHWKIASGEGCEACECDPIGSLSEQCNRYDGQCECKEGFGGRACNQCQSNFWGNPNEKCQPCECDAYGSADFQCDRETGQCVCHEGIGGYKCNQCARGYIGESPHCMPCGECFNNWDLILKELEEATAEAIQRAKEIKLIGATGAYTSEFNTLDKKLQNIRDLLQNTSVSLKDIDGLDKEVAELRSKLSGASQKLIDTEASLEDIYSALSLSAVELEGLQTQSDLVKKLSQDLKEHGIQLQESNIEGALNLTRNAYERVLDLSNIKNEAEDFASNTDRNCKRVETLANKMKDDVSAITANDEIIDQYNKELNSLTSMIPNLNNEVCGSKSDPCDNVCGGAGCGSCGGLSCEIGALTRTEKALKVAKDTEQEIKEKKDQADQTIRALFQAKVNASEAYQKAKSAHEDAERYLNRTELNIKRGEVMIQNLTDFMKNQTALPADTKELSQKTLTLDLTLDPFEIQNLGGKINNAVSSLKNVESIIYNTRSDLARVKELQAKANATKELANEILTTANTVVENLDDADISQDIALDAILQANSNIELAAKDLDKIDAETSEAEAPANATAQHVEELAKKVNRLQKNILKNELDAKDVKNEADKVKESAKNAHADAQKLQYSSSAANQTLTDRAIHSENARERAKQLLQRASKLTVDTKEKLKELKLMQDSYKEKNDKLQKLQDDLQPLHAELTNHLKNIQTNAERYRQC